One Candidatus Omnitrophota bacterium genomic window carries:
- a CDS encoding CTP synthase codes for MTKFIFVTGGVVSSLGKGIAAASIGKLLESAGLKVTLVKCDPYINVDPGTMNPFQHGEVYVTDDGAETDLDLGHYERFTNANITKANNITTGKVYYSVIQKERKGDYLGQTVQIIPHITDEIINRIKRVARFKNPDVVIVEIGGTVGDIESQPFLEAIRQLKLEVGRERAINVHVTLVPFIKAAGEVKTKPTQHSVGTLREIGILPDIILCRTESHLSRQTKDKIALFCNVDKDAVISAVDLDTIYEVPLSLQDQGLDKLIIQFLKLKVRRKKLIEWRRLVVEKIKSPGRSVNIAVVGKYISLQDAYKSIYEALLHAAIANDARLCVTRVDSEEIESRGAVSLLGNSDGILVPGGFGQRGIEGKISAIRYARENNVPFLGICLGMQMAVVEYARNVCGLKGANSTEFDKKTKYPVVCILKEQKSLKNKGATMRLGRYLCRLTGAGISKRLYKKLIISERHRHRYELNNRYKKILKKHGLLIAGICVKHTLTEIIEIKNHPWYIACQFHPEFKSKPDRPHPLFRGFIEASLFRRTNSGMHRRSCQK; via the coding sequence ATGACAAAATTTATATTTGTGACAGGAGGAGTTGTTTCAAGTCTGGGCAAAGGCATAGCGGCCGCCTCTATCGGCAAGCTTCTTGAGTCCGCGGGTTTAAAAGTCACTCTTGTAAAATGCGATCCTTATATTAACGTTGATCCCGGCACAATGAATCCTTTTCAGCATGGCGAGGTTTATGTGACTGATGATGGCGCGGAGACGGATCTAGATCTCGGGCACTATGAACGTTTTACGAACGCGAATATAACAAAAGCCAATAATATAACAACAGGCAAGGTATATTATTCCGTGATTCAAAAAGAAAGAAAGGGTGACTATCTGGGGCAGACTGTCCAGATAATACCGCATATAACCGATGAGATAATAAACAGGATCAAGCGTGTTGCGCGCTTTAAAAACCCGGATGTTGTAATAGTGGAGATAGGAGGCACCGTAGGCGATATAGAAAGCCAGCCGTTTTTGGAAGCGATTAGACAGCTTAAGCTTGAGGTGGGAAGAGAACGGGCAATAAATGTGCACGTTACCCTCGTGCCTTTTATCAAAGCCGCGGGAGAAGTCAAGACCAAGCCTACGCAGCATAGTGTGGGCACATTGAGGGAAATAGGCATACTCCCCGATATAATACTGTGCCGCACTGAAAGTCATTTGAGCCGGCAGACTAAAGACAAGATAGCACTTTTTTGCAATGTAGATAAAGATGCCGTTATTTCCGCGGTGGATCTGGATACCATATATGAAGTCCCGTTAAGCCTGCAAGACCAGGGCCTTGACAAACTTATAATTCAATTTCTAAAATTAAAGGTGCGCAGAAAGAAACTAATTGAATGGCGGCGGCTTGTGGTAGAAAAGATAAAATCGCCCGGCAGAAGTGTTAACATAGCTGTAGTGGGTAAATATATTTCGCTTCAGGATGCGTATAAATCTATATACGAAGCATTATTGCACGCAGCCATTGCCAATGATGCAAGGCTTTGCGTTACGCGCGTTGATTCGGAAGAGATTGAGTCAAGAGGCGCTGTTTCTTTGCTTGGAAATTCGGACGGAATTCTTGTGCCGGGTGGGTTTGGTCAAAGGGGTATTGAGGGTAAGATATCAGCTATAAGGTACGCCAGAGAAAACAATGTTCCTTTCTTGGGAATATGTCTTGGGATGCAGATGGCTGTGGTTGAATATGCCAGAAATGTTTGCGGACTAAAAGGCGCAAATTCAACCGAGTTTGACAAAAAAACAAAATATCCCGTAGTATGCATATTAAAAGAACAAAAATCCTTGAAGAATAAAGGCGCTACGATGAGGCTGGGACGGTATCTATGCAGGTTGACCGGAGCAGGCATTAGCAAAAGATTATATAAAAAGTTAATCATATCCGAGCGCCACAGACATAGATATGAGTTAAACAACCGGTATAAAAAAATTCTTAAGAAACATGGCCTATTGATAGCAGGTATATGTGTTAAACACACCCTAACGGAGATAATAGAGATCAAAAATCATCCATGGTATATCGCCTGCCAATTCCATCCCGAATTTAAGTCCAAGCCGGATAGGCCGCATCCGTTATTCCGGGGTTTTATTGAGGCGTCTCTTTTTCGCAGAACAAATAGCGGTATGCATAGACGCTCCTGCCAAAAATAA
- the purL gene encoding phosphoribosylformylglycinamidine synthase subunit PurL → MKEAYKTLGLSDGEYGEILKLLGREPSLTELAMFSVQWSEHCGYTRSKNLLKRLPKKGKYQILVGEDAGGIVVDDIAIIFKMESHNHPSYIEPKQGAATGIGGIIRDIFTSGARPIASLNSLRFGPLARPYNRYLLKGVVDGIQFYGNCLGVPTIGGEIYFDESYNGNCLVNAMSIGIAKRKNLIRAKAYGTGNAIIYAGAGTGRDGIGGCSVLASKEFCHDEEHRPAVQIGDPFTEKCLIEATLEALRTGFIVGLKDMGAAGLTCCTSEMASSGGSGMEIDLSKVPRKEPGMQPWETMMSESQERILLCVKKGKEKSIKDIFHKWGLSAEVIGRVTGNKNVLIKENGKTAADLNACYLTNGPAYDMSYKAPSGIKAMRILRIKDITLPADYNKTLTDILSSHSICSKKWVYRQYDYMVQTNTMVVPGSDAAVIRLKGTNKAIAATTDCNSRYCYVNPYKGAQIAVAEAARNLACSGARPAAVTDCLNFGNPEKPEAFWYFKNCMEGIIKACEFFKLPVVSGNVSFYNESPQGAIYPTPAIGMIGIVEDIRSVCTQAFKDEGDIVIQLGLTKEELGASEYLKVTKGIVAGDAPCIDLAAEQAVRDCAYSVIEKGFIKSAHDCSEGGLGVCLAESCISDGENMIGAVINGIDFAIREDCALFGESQSRIILSCREDKVSSVKESAHRRGVFSRVIGRVGGDRLKISNSGKDLVDVDIKSIYKTWAFSLEKALR, encoded by the coding sequence ATTAAGGAAGCATATAAAACTTTGGGTTTGAGTGACGGGGAATACGGCGAAATCTTAAAGCTGCTTGGAAGAGAGCCTTCTTTAACGGAGCTTGCCATGTTTTCGGTCCAATGGTCAGAACATTGCGGTTATACGCGCTCAAAAAATCTTCTTAAAAGATTGCCCAAAAAAGGAAAATACCAGATTTTAGTGGGCGAAGACGCCGGCGGCATTGTTGTTGATGATATTGCCATAATATTCAAGATGGAAAGTCATAATCATCCCTCTTATATAGAACCGAAACAGGGAGCGGCGACGGGAATCGGCGGGATAATACGAGATATATTTACCTCGGGGGCAAGACCCATAGCGAGTCTGAATTCCCTGCGCTTTGGACCTCTTGCAAGACCGTATAACAGGTATCTTCTGAAGGGTGTCGTAGACGGCATTCAGTTTTACGGCAACTGCCTGGGGGTGCCTACAATAGGCGGTGAAATATATTTTGATGAAAGTTATAACGGTAACTGCCTGGTTAATGCAATGAGTATAGGTATAGCAAAAAGAAAAAACCTTATAAGAGCGAAAGCCTATGGCACCGGCAACGCAATAATATATGCGGGTGCTGGTACCGGAAGAGACGGGATCGGAGGGTGCAGCGTATTGGCGTCAAAAGAGTTTTGTCATGACGAGGAACACAGACCCGCAGTTCAGATAGGCGATCCTTTTACTGAAAAATGTCTTATAGAAGCGACCCTTGAAGCGTTAAGAACAGGGTTTATCGTGGGCCTTAAAGACATGGGCGCTGCTGGTCTTACCTGCTGCACAAGCGAAATGGCGTCTTCGGGCGGTTCGGGCATGGAAATTGATTTGTCAAAAGTTCCGAGAAAAGAACCCGGTATGCAGCCGTGGGAAACCATGATGTCGGAATCACAGGAAAGAATACTTCTATGCGTTAAGAAAGGGAAGGAAAAAAGCATAAAAGATATATTTCATAAATGGGGGCTGTCAGCCGAAGTTATCGGCAGGGTTACCGGTAATAAGAACGTTCTGATAAAAGAAAATGGGAAAACGGCGGCCGACTTAAATGCTTGTTATTTAACAAATGGTCCGGCATATGATATGTCCTATAAAGCGCCATCCGGTATCAAGGCCATGAGGATATTGCGTATAAAGGACATAACGCTACCGGCAGATTACAATAAAACACTAACTGATATTTTGAGTTCGCACTCCATATGCAGTAAAAAATGGGTATACAGGCAATATGACTATATGGTCCAGACGAATACAATGGTGGTCCCCGGTTCCGACGCGGCGGTCATACGGTTAAAGGGGACGAACAAGGCCATAGCGGCAACTACGGACTGCAACAGCCGCTACTGTTATGTGAATCCATATAAAGGCGCGCAGATAGCCGTAGCGGAGGCAGCCAGAAACCTCGCGTGTTCAGGCGCCCGGCCTGCGGCGGTGACAGATTGCCTTAATTTCGGTAACCCTGAAAAGCCGGAGGCCTTCTGGTATTTTAAAAATTGCATGGAAGGTATCATAAAAGCCTGTGAATTTTTTAAACTACCTGTAGTAAGCGGAAATGTTTCTTTTTACAATGAAAGCCCGCAGGGGGCGATATATCCTACCCCCGCCATAGGCATGATCGGTATCGTGGAAGACATAAGATCTGTTTGCACACAGGCTTTTAAAGATGAAGGCGATATTGTGATACAATTAGGGCTGACCAAAGAGGAGCTGGGCGCGAGCGAATATCTGAAAGTAACAAAAGGTATTGTTGCCGGAGATGCGCCCTGTATTGACCTGGCCGCGGAACAGGCCGTCAGAGATTGCGCATATAGCGTAATAGAGAAAGGTTTTATAAAATCAGCGCATGATTGTTCTGAAGGCGGTCTTGGAGTATGCTTAGCGGAAAGTTGTATATCAGATGGTGAAAATATGATAGGGGCGGTTATAAACGGCATTGATTTTGCCATAAGAGAAGATTGCGCCTTGTTTGGCGAATCGCAGTCAAGGATAATTTTGTCTTGCCGTGAAGATAAAGTAAGCAGTGTAAAGGAATCAGCGCATCGGCGAGGCGTCTTCTCCCGTGTAATAGGGCGGGTCGGGGGAGACAGGTTAAAGATATCCAATTCGGGGAAGGATCTGGTGGATGTTGACATAAAAAGTATTTATAAAACATGGGCCTTTTCTCTTGAGAAGGCATTACGGTAA
- the purQ gene encoding phosphoribosylformylglycinamidine synthase subunit PurQ, which yields MKFGIVVFPGSNCDYDCFYAVKNILGEKAEHIWHKEDAVGNYDCLILPGGFSYGDYLRTGAIARFSPVMKGILRHAKRGGLIIGICNGFQILLEAGLLPGAMIRNKDIHFICKNVYIKTENNNSPFTNMCVKSQVLNIPIAHNDGCYYIEKDGLSELEEKGLIAFRYCSKSGETDEEHNPNGSVYNIAGILNKRGNILGMMPHPERSVEKMLGCEDGLYIFKSILNDTGMLS from the coding sequence ATGAAATTTGGCATAGTGGTGTTTCCCGGCTCTAATTGCGATTACGATTGTTTTTACGCGGTGAAGAATATTCTTGGAGAAAAAGCAGAACATATCTGGCACAAGGAAGATGCAGTCGGTAATTATGATTGCCTGATATTGCCCGGGGGGTTTAGTTACGGGGACTATTTGAGGACAGGAGCCATAGCGAGATTTTCTCCCGTTATGAAGGGGATTTTAAGACATGCGAAGCGGGGGGGTCTTATTATAGGTATATGCAATGGTTTCCAGATATTGCTTGAAGCAGGCCTGCTGCCGGGGGCTATGATACGGAACAAGGATATACATTTTATATGTAAAAATGTATATATAAAAACGGAAAATAATAACAGTCCGTTTACTAACATGTGTGTGAAATCTCAAGTGCTTAATATACCAATAGCCCATAATGACGGTTGTTATTATATAGAAAAGGACGGCCTTAGCGAACTGGAAGAGAAGGGCCTGATCGCGTTCCGCTATTGTTCAAAATCCGGAGAAACAGACGAAGAGCATAATCCAAACGGTTCGGTGTATAATATCGCAGGCATTTTAAACAAGAGGGGCAATATATTGGGCATGATGCCGCATCCGGAACGCAGCGTGGAAAAGATGCTTGGTTGCGAAGACGGGCTTTATATATTCAAGTCAATATTGAATGATACGGGGATGCTGTCATGA
- the purS gene encoding phosphoribosylformylglycinamidine synthase subunit PurS, with translation MVKVRIYVTLKKQITDPQGVAIQHVLESLHFKGVKKVMTGKIITLELDVKDKTRAKEISDKMCRKILANSVTEDYKFEIEVKKERSK, from the coding sequence ATGGTAAAAGTACGGATTTATGTAACGTTAAAGAAACAAATAACAGACCCCCAGGGGGTGGCTATACAGCATGTGCTTGAATCACTGCATTTCAAGGGGGTAAAAAAAGTCATGACGGGTAAGATAATAACGTTAGAATTAGATGTAAAAGATAAAACGCGGGCAAAAGAGATAAGCGATAAGATGTGCAGGAAGATTTTAGCTAACTCTGTTACCGAAGATTATAAATTTGAAATAGAGGTTAAAAAAGAAAGGTCAAAATGA
- the carB gene encoding carbamoyl-phosphate synthase large subunit: MPKRTDISKILIIGSGPIVISQACEFDYSGTQACKALKQEGYEIVLVNSNPATIMTDPGIADATYIEPITPDVITRIIKKEVPDALLPTLGGQTALNAAMKLKESGVLDEYNIKILGADYEVIKKSEDRKFFKLAMQEIGLDLPESCLAYNMAEAEKAMAEIGLPLVVRPSFTLGGTGGGIATTKEEFFRIAGMGLASSMISEILVEESVMGWKEYELEVMRDIKDNVVIICSIENLDPMGVHTGDSITVAPAQTLTDKEYQKMRDAAIAIIRKIGVETGGSNIQFAVNPETGRMVVVEMNPRVSRSSALASKATGFPIAKFAAKLAVGYTLDEIKNDITKVTPAYFEPVIDYCVVKIPRFTFEKFPETEDSLGISMKSVGETMAIGKTFKEALQKGIRGLETGHNGLDNKIDMPGGEIIKRLKNPSSSRIFYIKCAIQKGISVEDINRLTGIDPWFIENIKQIADFEKDLPKDIKSVSRDLMVKAKEYGFSDRQIADIISCGESEVRKLRKDLGIEPVYNLVDTCAAEFTAQTPYYYSTYGLESETLPGSRKKIMILGSGPNRIGQGIEFDYCCCHASFALRELGYETIMVNSNPETVSTDYDTSDKLYFEPLAFEDVLNIAEREKPDGVIIQFGGQTPLNLARRLESCGVNIIGTPVASIDTAENRDKFSRLIKKLGLKQPENGSASSCTQAISIARKIGYPVLVRPSYVLGGRSMKIVFDESELKEFMYNIEDISCDNPVLIDSFLEDALEVDVDSVSDKDTTIIAGIMEHIEEAGIHSGDSACVLPPHTLNDHVIDKIKQATYELARALNVVGLMNTQFAVKKNTVFILEVNPRASRTVPFVSKATGVPLAQIAAKVMVGERLACLGIKEQKQKGYFAVKESVLPFSRFSGVDITLGPEMKSTGEVMGIDRTFGMAFYKSQIAAGSMLPTKGNIFISVKDDDKRSIVFIAKKLSDMGFGIFATSGTANVLDSGGIESRVLLKVSQGRSDILELIKKGDISLIINTPSGLKGRSDMKQIRQLAVVNDVPCITTIQGARAAVNGIESIINESFVVKPIQEYTK; encoded by the coding sequence ATGCCTAAGAGGACCGATATATCAAAGATACTCATCATTGGTTCGGGCCCAATTGTAATAAGCCAGGCATGTGAATTTGATTATTCCGGGACGCAGGCATGCAAGGCATTAAAACAGGAAGGTTATGAGATTGTTCTGGTTAATTCAAACCCAGCGACTATTATGACGGATCCCGGAATAGCCGATGCTACATATATAGAGCCGATCACCCCGGACGTGATAACCAGGATAATAAAGAAAGAGGTCCCGGACGCGCTTTTGCCCACATTGGGCGGTCAGACAGCCCTTAATGCGGCAATGAAGCTGAAGGAATCAGGCGTATTGGATGAATATAATATAAAAATCCTCGGTGCGGATTATGAGGTAATAAAAAAATCGGAGGACAGGAAATTTTTCAAACTTGCCATGCAGGAAATCGGACTTGATCTTCCGGAAAGCTGTTTGGCATATAATATGGCTGAGGCGGAAAAGGCAATGGCTGAAATAGGCTTGCCCCTTGTCGTAAGGCCAAGTTTTACTCTTGGCGGTACCGGAGGAGGGATTGCTACAACGAAAGAAGAATTTTTTAGAATAGCGGGTATGGGACTTGCCAGTAGCATGATAAGCGAGATCCTTGTGGAAGAATCCGTAATGGGCTGGAAAGAATATGAGCTTGAAGTGATGAGAGACATCAAGGACAATGTAGTTATAATCTGCTCTATTGAAAACCTGGATCCAATGGGCGTGCACACAGGGGATTCCATAACAGTTGCCCCCGCTCAGACATTAACAGACAAAGAATATCAGAAAATGAGGGACGCGGCTATTGCTATTATAAGAAAGATCGGCGTTGAGACGGGCGGATCAAACATACAGTTTGCGGTTAACCCCGAGACCGGCAGGATGGTGGTAGTTGAAATGAACCCCAGGGTTTCCAGGAGTTCGGCGCTGGCAAGCAAGGCCACCGGCTTTCCCATAGCGAAATTCGCCGCAAAGCTTGCTGTAGGCTATACGCTGGATGAAATAAAAAATGATATAACAAAAGTGACCCCGGCGTATTTTGAACCCGTAATAGATTATTGCGTTGTTAAGATCCCGAGGTTTACTTTTGAAAAATTCCCGGAAACGGAGGATTCTCTCGGCATATCAATGAAGTCTGTTGGGGAGACTATGGCGATAGGCAAGACGTTTAAAGAGGCGCTGCAGAAAGGTATCAGGGGCCTTGAGACGGGTCATAATGGGCTTGATAATAAGATAGACATGCCGGGAGGTGAAATAATCAAAAGGCTTAAAAACCCCAGTTCATCCAGGATCTTTTATATAAAATGCGCCATTCAAAAAGGGATATCCGTAGAAGATATCAACAGGCTTACGGGTATTGATCCGTGGTTTATAGAAAATATAAAACAGATAGCGGATTTTGAAAAAGACCTGCCGAAAGATATTAAATCTGTGAGCAGGGATCTCATGGTAAAGGCAAAAGAATACGGGTTTAGCGACAGACAGATCGCCGATATTATTTCCTGCGGCGAATCCGAGGTACGAAAATTAAGGAAAGATTTAGGTATTGAACCGGTATATAATCTTGTAGATACATGCGCCGCTGAATTTACAGCGCAAACGCCGTATTATTATTCTACATACGGCCTGGAATCGGAAACCCTGCCCGGGTCCAGAAAGAAGATAATGATCCTGGGCTCCGGTCCCAACCGCATAGGCCAGGGTATAGAATTTGATTATTGCTGCTGCCACGCATCATTTGCCTTAAGGGAATTAGGGTATGAAACTATAATGGTAAATTCCAATCCTGAAACAGTTTCAACGGATTACGATACTTCCGATAAACTTTACTTTGAGCCTCTTGCTTTTGAGGATGTATTAAATATCGCCGAGAGAGAAAAGCCGGATGGCGTTATAATTCAATTTGGGGGCCAAACACCCCTTAACCTGGCAAGACGACTTGAATCCTGCGGAGTAAACATTATTGGAACGCCGGTTGCATCAATTGACACTGCGGAAAACAGGGATAAATTTTCACGCCTTATTAAAAAACTTGGTTTAAAACAGCCTGAAAACGGCTCCGCATCGTCTTGCACCCAGGCCATATCTATAGCCAGAAAGATAGGGTATCCGGTACTTGTAAGACCGTCATATGTTTTAGGCGGGCGTTCCATGAAAATTGTGTTTGATGAAAGCGAACTCAAGGAATTTATGTATAATATAGAAGATATATCATGCGATAACCCTGTTTTAATAGATAGTTTTCTGGAAGACGCGCTTGAGGTTGATGTTGATTCTGTGTCTGATAAAGATACGACAATTATTGCCGGTATAATGGAACATATAGAAGAGGCGGGCATACACTCGGGAGATTCTGCCTGCGTCTTGCCTCCGCACACGTTAAACGATCATGTGATAGATAAAATAAAACAAGCCACTTATGAACTTGCCAGGGCCCTTAATGTGGTAGGGCTTATGAATACGCAATTTGCCGTGAAAAAAAACACCGTATTTATTCTTGAAGTGAACCCGAGGGCCTCAAGGACGGTGCCGTTTGTCAGCAAAGCGACAGGCGTGCCGCTTGCCCAAATAGCCGCGAAAGTAATGGTAGGCGAAAGGCTTGCCTGTCTCGGCATAAAAGAGCAAAAACAGAAAGGTTATTTTGCGGTAAAAGAATCTGTTCTTCCGTTTTCCCGTTTTTCAGGGGTTGATATCACGCTAGGTCCCGAAATGAAATCAACGGGTGAGGTTATGGGTATAGACCGAACATTTGGCATGGCTTTTTATAAGTCTCAAATAGCCGCCGGTTCCATGCTTCCAACAAAAGGAAATATTTTTATAAGCGTAAAAGACGACGACAAAAGAAGCATTGTTTTTATAGCTAAAAAACTATCGGATATGGGTTTTGGTATTTTTGCCACATCGGGTACTGCTAATGTCCTGGACTCCGGCGGTATTGAATCCCGGGTATTGCTAAAGGTTTCCCAGGGGAGGTCTGACATATTAGAGCTCATAAAAAAAGGTGATATATCCCTCATAATCAATACCCCTTCAGGCTTAAAGGGCCGTTCTGATATGAAACAGATACGACAGCTCGCCGTTGTAAATGACGTCCCCTGCATTACCACTATACAAGGCGCCAGGGCGGCTGTTAACGGTATAGAGTCTATAATAAACGAAAGCTTTGTCGTAAAGCCTATACAGGAATATACGAAGTAA
- the carA gene encoding glutamine-hydrolyzing carbamoyl-phosphate synthase small subunit: protein MTEVKVALENGKVFYGKSFGATGQCCAELVFNTSMTGYQEIMTDPSYAGQAVLMTYPLIGNCGINSQDCESDNFFLRALLVKEFSPVASCWRSESPLEDYMRAHDILGVQGIDTRALTKLIRIEGAIKIAVSTDDTGEKALVEKARLAPGLSDKDLVKKVTCKKPYIYNRDGRYKIAVLDYGVKKSILERFKHKGCAIKVFSADSSKDEILSYKPDGLVFSNGPGDPAVVVYAIKTARQLIGRLPVLGICLGHQIIALALGAKTYKLKFGHHGGNHPVKELRTGRCYITSQNHGFCVDPASLHRTDVEITHINLNDNTPEGLYSKKLCFLTMQFHPEAGPGPNDAIGLFDNFIDMMKGTFNA, encoded by the coding sequence ATGACAGAAGTGAAGGTTGCTTTGGAAAATGGAAAGGTTTTTTACGGCAAAAGTTTTGGGGCCACGGGACAATGCTGCGCGGAACTGGTCTTTAACACAAGTATGACGGGTTATCAGGAAATCATGACAGATCCTTCTTACGCGGGTCAGGCGGTATTGATGACATATCCCTTGATAGGGAATTGCGGGATTAACAGCCAGGACTGCGAATCAGACAATTTTTTTTTGCGGGCATTGTTGGTAAAGGAATTTAGCCCGGTTGCCAGTTGCTGGAGGTCGGAAAGCCCATTAGAAGATTATATGAGAGCCCATGATATATTGGGGGTGCAGGGGATTGATACCCGCGCCCTGACAAAGCTCATAAGAATAGAAGGGGCTATAAAAATAGCCGTTTCAACGGATGATACGGGTGAAAAAGCCCTGGTTGAAAAAGCCAGATTAGCGCCAGGACTGTCAGATAAAGACCTTGTGAAAAAGGTAACCTGTAAAAAACCCTATATATATAACCGGGATGGAAGATACAAGATTGCTGTGCTGGATTACGGCGTAAAAAAAAGCATATTAGAGCGCTTTAAACATAAAGGCTGTGCCATAAAGGTGTTTTCCGCAGATTCCAGTAAGGATGAGATATTGTCTTATAAGCCTGATGGTTTGGTTTTTTCAAACGGTCCAGGCGATCCGGCGGTAGTTGTGTACGCGATAAAAACGGCAAGGCAGCTCATCGGTCGCCTGCCAGTATTAGGTATATGCCTGGGGCATCAGATAATAGCCCTGGCATTGGGGGCTAAAACTTACAAGCTTAAATTCGGGCATCACGGAGGAAACCACCCTGTCAAAGAGCTAAGAACAGGAAGATGTTATATAACATCCCAGAACCACGGTTTCTGCGTTGATCCGGCCTCGCTTCATAGAACAGACGTTGAGATCACGCACATAAATCTTAATGACAATACGCCGGAGGGATTATACAGCAAGAAGCTGTGTTTTTTGACGATGCAGTTTCATCCGGAGGCAGGACCGGGCCCGAATGACGCTATAGGGTTGTTTGATAATTTTATTGATATGATGAAAGGAACATTTAATGCCTAA